The Kribbella sp. NBC_00662 nucleotide sequence CTCGCTGGAGTTCCCGCACCTGCTGCGGCTGATCGAGCGTCGCCAGTACGACACGATCTACCACGAGCACTATCAGTACCTGACGCTGAAGACCGCGGCGCTGGCGCTGGAGAAGGCCGGCCTCAAGGTGGTCGACGTCCAGGAGCTCGCCAGCCACGGCGGGTCACTGCGACTGTTCAGTACGCCGGTCGAGACCGCCGGCGAACCGACCGAGCTGGTCGGCAAGGTGCTGCAGGACGAGAAGGACGCCGGACTGCACACGGTCGAGGGCCACCTGGGCTTCGCCGACGAGGTGTTCGCGATCAAGTCCGACCTGCTGGAGTTCCTGATCCAGGCCCGCCGCGAAGGCAAGACGGTCGCCGGGTACGGCGCTCCCGGCAAGGGAAACACGCTGCTCAACCACTGCGGCATCCGAGAGGACCTGCTGTCGTACACGGTCGACCGCAGCCCGCACAAGCACGGGATGTACCTGCCCGGTACGCACATCCCGATCTTCGCCCCGGAGCGCCTGGCCGAGACGCGCCCGGACTACATCGTGATCCTGCCGTGGAACCTGCGCGCGGAGATCGTCCATCAGCTCGGCTATGCACGGGAGTGGGGCGCGAAGTTCGTCGTACCCATCCCGCAGCTCGAAGTGATCTGAACTGTAAGAGGGATCTGAACGAAACGCGTGGGGGGAAGGAAAGTCAGATGAAGGTCGTGATCTTCTGCGGGGGATTCGGACTGCGGATGCGCAGCGGCGTCGACTCCGCACCGAAACCGATGATGACGATCGGCGACCGGCCGGTCCTGTGGCACGTGATGCGGTACTACGCGCATTTCGGCCACACCGAGTTCATCCTGTGCCTGGGCTTCGGGGGGTCCGCGGTCAAGGAGTATTTCCTGCGCTACGAGGAAACGGTCTCCAACGACTTCGTGATGACGAAGGGCGGGCAGCGTATCGAGCTGCTCGACTCCGACATCAGTGAATGGAAGATCACCTTCGTCGATACCGGGATCGACACCAGCATCGGTGAGCGGCTGCGCCGGGTGCGGCCGTACCTGGAGGACGATGACGCGTTCCTGGCCAACTACGGCGACGTGCTGACAGACGCCCCGATGGACAAGATCGTCGATCATGTGATGACCAGTGACATCACCGCCAGCCTGCTCGCGGTGCCGCCGCAGGCGTCCTTCCACGTGGTGGAGTTCGACACCGACTCCCGGGTCACCGGGCTGCGTTCGGCCGCCGACCTGAACGCCTGGATCAACGGCGGCTACTTCGTGATCAAGAAGGACATCTTCGACGTCCTGCACGAGGACGAGGATCTGGTCGGCGACGCGTTCCCGCGGCTGGCTGCGATGCGCAAGCTGGAGGCAATCCCACACCACGGGTTCTGGGCGCCGATGGACACGTTGAAGGAGCGCAGCCAGCTCGAGGAACTGTACCGGTCCGGCAAGAAGCCATGGGCGCTGTGGAGCCACGAGAGCCGGCAGCAGAACGGCAAGGTCGTCGACAGGGCTGACCACCTGCCGGCGTCCGACGGACCCGTTGTGGTGGCGATCTGATGCTTCCGTTCCAGCTCGGCCTGATCGACGGGCCGGTCCATCTGGTTGCCCTCGGCGCCCATCCGGACGACATCGAGATCGGCTGCGGCGGCACGCTGCTCAAGCTGGCCGAGTCGGTGCCGGAGCTGTCCGCCGAGTTCGTGATCGCGACCGGTACGCCGTTGCGTCTGGAGGAGGCCCGCCGTGCGGCGGAGCTGTTCCTGCCGGACTGCGAGGTGACGGTCACCTCGGCCGAGCTGCCGGACGGCCGGCTGCCGGCGTACTGGAACCAGACCAAGGAGTTGCTGGAGGCAACGGCTAGGGGGAGCCGCCGACCCGACCTGGTCCTTGCCCCGAGCAAGCATGACGCCCACCAGGACCACCGGCTGATCGCCGAGCTGGCGCCGACCGTGTGGCGCAACCACCTGGTGCTGCACTACGAGATCCCGAAGTGGGACGGCGA carries:
- a CDS encoding class I SAM-dependent methyltransferase, with the protein product MQHATALGIPVLGIEPAANIAKIANENGIRTESYFLGEETGKDAAARHGQADLVVGNNVFAHVPDIVDFAKGLRALVKDDGLVSLEFPHLLRLIERRQYDTIYHEHYQYLTLKTAALALEKAGLKVVDVQELASHGGSLRLFSTPVETAGEPTELVGKVLQDEKDAGLHTVEGHLGFADEVFAIKSDLLEFLIQARREGKTVAGYGAPGKGNTLLNHCGIREDLLSYTVDRSPHKHGMYLPGTHIPIFAPERLAETRPDYIVILPWNLRAEIVHQLGYAREWGAKFVVPIPQLEVI
- a CDS encoding sugar phosphate nucleotidyltransferase, translating into MKVVIFCGGFGLRMRSGVDSAPKPMMTIGDRPVLWHVMRYYAHFGHTEFILCLGFGGSAVKEYFLRYEETVSNDFVMTKGGQRIELLDSDISEWKITFVDTGIDTSIGERLRRVRPYLEDDDAFLANYGDVLTDAPMDKIVDHVMTSDITASLLAVPPQASFHVVEFDTDSRVTGLRSAADLNAWINGGYFVIKKDIFDVLHEDEDLVGDAFPRLAAMRKLEAIPHHGFWAPMDTLKERSQLEELYRSGKKPWALWSHESRQQNGKVVDRADHLPASDGPVVVAI
- a CDS encoding PIG-L deacetylase family protein — its product is MLPFQLGLIDGPVHLVALGAHPDDIEIGCGGTLLKLAESVPELSAEFVIATGTPLRLEEARRAAELFLPDCEVTVTSAELPDGRLPAYWNQTKELLEATARGSRRPDLVLAPSKHDAHQDHRLIAELAPTVWRNHLVLHYEIPKWDGDISRPWLYVELTEEQMRDKVALLHKAYPSQVPHDWFDEEVFSGLARLRGMECRAPYAEAFTTAKATLTW